The following are from one region of the Sardina pilchardus chromosome 4, fSarPil1.1, whole genome shotgun sequence genome:
- the abhd13 gene encoding protein ABHD13 → MEKPWRLWGPLGRCMLTTGSWLWGACRISLLALILTFHLYGGYLLLGLILCSVAGILYKFQDVLLYFPDQPSSSRLYVPVPTGIPHESVFVRAKDGVRLSLILLRYTGDPGVTDPTTPAPTILYFHGNAGNIGHRVPNALLMLVNLKAHVVLLDYRGYGKSEGEPSEEGLWRDAEAALDFVMTRPEVDKTKVVLFGRSLGGAVAIRLAAANPHRVAALIVENTFLSIPHMAATLFSFLPVRHLPLWCYRNQFLSYRQVAQCRMPSLFVSGLSDQLIPPVMMKQLYELSPARTKRLGIFPEGTHNDTWQCQGYFAALEQFMKELLKSHAQEETAQGSASVTII, encoded by the coding sequence ATGGAGAAGCCGTGGAGGTTGTGGGGGCCGCTGGGCCGCTGCATGCTGACCACGGGCTCTTGGCTCTGGGGCGCCTGCCGCATCTCGTTGCTGGCGCTCATTCTGACCTTCCACCTGTACGGCGGTTACCTGCTGCTGGGGCTCATCCTGTGCTCGGTGGCCGGCATCCTCTACAAGTTCCAGGACGTGCTGCTCTACTTCCCCGACCAGCCGTCGTCGTCGCGCCTCTACGTGCCCGTGCCGACGGGCATCCCGCACGAGAGCGTGTTCGTGCGCGCCAAGGACGGCGTGCGCCTCAGCCTCATCCTGCTCCGctacaccggcgacccgggcgTCACCGACCCCACCACGCCCGCCCCCACCATCCTCTATTTCCACGGCAACGCGGGCAACATCGGCCACCGCGTGCCCAACGCGCTGCTCATGCTGGTCAACCTGAAGGCGCACGTGGTGCTGCTGGACTACCGCGGCTACGGCAAGAGCGAGGGCGAGCCCAGCGAGGAGGGCCTGTGGCGGGACGCCGAGGCGGCGCTGGACTTTGTCATGACGCGGCCCGAGGTGGACAAGACCAAGGTGGTGCTGTTCGGCCGCTCGCTCGGCGGCGCCGTGGCCATCCGGCTGGCGGCGGCCAACCCGCACCGCGTGGCGGCGCTGATCGTGGAGAACACCTTCCTGAGCATCCCGCACATGGCCGCCACGCTCTTCTCCTTCCTGCCCGTGCGCCACCTGCCGCTCTGGTGCTACCGCAACCAGTTCCTGTCGTACCGGCAGGTGGCGCAGTGCCGCATGCCCTCGCTGTTCGTCTCGGGCCTGTCGGACCAGCTCATCCCGCCCGTCATGATGAAGCAGCTGTACGAGCTCTCGCCCGCACGGACTAAGCGGCTGGGCATCTTCCCCGAGGGCACGCACAACGACACGTGGCAGTGCCAGGGCTACTTTGCCGCCCTCGAGCAATTCATGAAAGAGCTGCTCAAGAGCCATGCCCAGGAGGAGACGGCACAGGGCTCTGCCAGCGTCACCATCATCTGA